The following coding sequences are from one Kushneria phosphatilytica window:
- the tusD gene encoding sulfurtransferase complex subunit TusD, whose amino-acid sequence MNYALLVLGGPYSQQAAHSALRFAMALPQRGHRVGTVFFYHEGVYNAARLMTPPRDEPHLLNHWRELHDQQQTQLFVCVASALRRGLLDTREAQRHDMNIHTLEPPFELTGLGQLIEIGLSHDRFLTFAP is encoded by the coding sequence ATGAATTATGCCTTGCTGGTACTGGGAGGCCCTTATAGCCAACAGGCAGCTCATTCGGCGTTGCGCTTTGCCATGGCGCTACCGCAACGCGGTCATCGTGTGGGCACCGTCTTTTTTTATCATGAGGGTGTCTACAACGCTGCCAGGTTGATGACACCTCCACGAGATGAGCCGCACCTGTTGAACCATTGGCGTGAGCTCCATGATCAACAGCAAACGCAGTTATTCGTTTGTGTCGCTTCGGCACTCAGGCGCGGTCTTCTGGATACACGCGAAGCGCAACGCCATGACATGAATATCCATACCCTGGAACCTCCTTTTGAATTGACCGGGCTTGGGCAGCTGATCGAAATCGGCCTGAGCCACGACCGCTTCCTGACCTTTGCTCCCTGA
- the tusC gene encoding sulfurtransferase complex subunit TusC, which yields MMSEQRILIIVRHPPIGSSWVREALEAALVGAALGQSISLLFMGEGVLALLPDQQTGPLGQKGTGAMIDVLPLYDIEQIHVDQESLERLGLRQEQLNCETRLASPVNLITQHDLVLNF from the coding sequence ATGATGAGTGAACAGCGGATTCTGATCATCGTTCGTCATCCTCCGATCGGCTCAAGCTGGGTGCGAGAAGCGCTTGAAGCGGCACTTGTCGGCGCCGCACTTGGCCAGTCCATCTCGTTGCTGTTCATGGGGGAGGGAGTATTGGCGCTATTGCCGGATCAGCAAACCGGACCATTGGGCCAGAAAGGTACAGGCGCCATGATCGACGTGCTGCCCTTGTATGACATTGAGCAGATCCATGTTGATCAGGAGTCTCTTGAACGATTGGGACTCCGGCAGGAGCAGTTGAATTGTGAAACACGTCTGGCGAGTCCAGTCAATCTGATCACACAACATGACCTGGTACTGAATTTCTAA
- the tusB gene encoding sulfurtransferase complex subunit TusB gives MMADTIQLPAISSGATLHLLNRATHAHGTWEEMMRALGEQDPVLLIEDGVTSLIRPPKALMALGERLYVLEEDLQARGVTSLLFEIGAQRIDMQGFVLLTERCERIISWF, from the coding sequence ATGATGGCAGACACTATCCAACTGCCGGCCATTTCTTCCGGAGCGACACTGCATTTGCTCAATCGTGCTACTCATGCGCATGGCACATGGGAAGAGATGATGCGGGCACTGGGAGAGCAGGATCCGGTACTGCTGATTGAAGATGGCGTCACCAGTCTCATCCGTCCTCCGAAAGCTCTGATGGCACTGGGAGAGCGCCTTTATGTCCTTGAGGAGGATCTGCAGGCCCGCGGCGTGACATCATTACTTTTCGAGATCGGCGCCCAGCGCATTGACATGCAGGGGTTCGTGCTTCTGACCGAACGTTGTGAACGTATCATCAGCTGGTTCTGA
- a CDS encoding TusE/DsrC/DsvC family sulfur relay protein, whose translation MVDNKQQIDINGCQILLDQEGYLIDPKDWTTAIAEALAEQEGRILDERHWAIITLVREFYERYEMAPAMRPLVKLVRQTLGEEQGQSIYLMKLFPESPARVVARLAGLPKPTNCL comes from the coding sequence ATGGTGGATAATAAACAACAGATCGACATCAATGGTTGCCAAATTCTGCTCGATCAGGAAGGTTATCTGATTGACCCGAAAGACTGGACGACGGCTATCGCCGAAGCGCTGGCCGAACAGGAAGGGCGCATACTGGATGAACGTCACTGGGCCATTATCACATTGGTGCGGGAGTTCTATGAACGCTATGAGATGGCCCCCGCCATGCGCCCGCTGGTCAAACTGGTACGTCAGACACTTGGCGAAGAGCAGGGACAGTCGATCTATCTGATGAAGCTGTTTCCGGAGAGTCCGGCACGTGTAGTCGCGCGTCTTGCCGGTCTGCCAAAGCCAACCAATTGTCTTTAA
- a CDS encoding acyl carrier protein phosphodiesterase — protein sequence MNFLAHAALAESGSDDFLFGNLIADGIRGSHLNDWPEAVVQGIRYHRYVDATIDRHPATLALRRRITGPERRVAGIAFDLLWDHFLARDCIHEPDGRALIARSYQVLEKRQEKVPARLTNTVALLCQHDWLSRYSDFEFTCQAISGVGERLTGINRLARLIPWVRSHYPVLATTFREVWPDMLALRQEAEIIPAPIRSAR from the coding sequence ATGAATTTTCTTGCTCATGCGGCACTGGCTGAATCCGGTAGTGACGATTTTCTCTTTGGCAATCTGATCGCGGACGGTATCCGTGGCAGTCATCTGAACGATTGGCCAGAAGCTGTTGTGCAGGGGATCCGCTATCACCGTTATGTGGATGCCACTATTGATCGGCATCCGGCCACTCTGGCACTCAGAAGACGCATTACTGGCCCGGAACGTCGGGTAGCAGGCATTGCCTTCGATCTTCTGTGGGATCATTTCCTGGCCCGGGATTGCATCCATGAACCAGACGGGCGCGCTCTGATCGCCCGCAGTTATCAGGTGCTCGAAAAAAGGCAGGAAAAAGTACCTGCACGGCTGACCAATACCGTTGCACTACTATGCCAGCATGACTGGTTGTCACGTTATTCCGATTTCGAGTTCACCTGTCAGGCAATTAGTGGAGTAGGTGAACGCCTGACAGGCATTAATCGACTCGCAAGGCTGATCCCCTGGGTTCGTAGTCACTATCCTGTATTGGCGACTACCTTTCGGGAGGTGTGGCCGGATATGTTGGCATTGCGCCAGGAAGCAGAGATCATTCCTGCTCCAATACGTAGCGCGCGTTGA
- a CDS encoding carbonic anhydrase, which translates to MMARARQLMTFGVLGMMALPGMAAENAPQVREWSWAGDTGPENWSTINPNYETCGTGSNQSPVELGQALSVSELPTPKIDYAQPLLIVRRESTGLVVEGPADNTVTLDGHTYALTRIEFHAPAQHSVDGQRSAMEIDFIHTDETDHSLVMAVLVEPGSASSVIDRIWSRVPGVDRSMTLTGEMLPSQLLPGQRDGWTYNGSLTTPPCTEGVRWWVMKMPIQASRDQIKRYRQWFDADMARPVQPLNARYVLEQE; encoded by the coding sequence ATGATGGCCAGAGCGCGGCAACTGATGACTTTTGGTGTTCTGGGGATGATGGCACTACCCGGCATGGCCGCAGAAAATGCGCCACAGGTTCGTGAATGGTCCTGGGCCGGTGACACCGGCCCTGAAAACTGGTCTACCATCAACCCCAATTATGAGACCTGCGGTACCGGCAGCAATCAGTCACCAGTCGAGCTCGGGCAAGCGCTATCGGTTTCCGAACTGCCCACTCCCAAAATAGATTATGCTCAGCCGCTACTGATCGTTCGCAGGGAAAGTACTGGTCTGGTGGTCGAAGGTCCGGCAGATAACACGGTCACCCTGGATGGGCACACTTACGCCCTGACACGCATCGAATTTCATGCACCTGCCCAGCATAGTGTCGACGGTCAACGTTCGGCCATGGAAATCGACTTTATCCATACCGATGAAACAGATCACTCACTGGTGATGGCGGTACTGGTCGAGCCTGGTAGTGCCTCCAGCGTCATTGATCGCATCTGGAGCCGAGTACCCGGTGTGGATCGCTCGATGACCCTGACGGGTGAGATGCTACCTTCGCAACTGTTGCCCGGGCAGCGAGATGGCTGGACATACAATGGGTCACTGACAACGCCCCCCTGCACCGAAGGGGTACGCTGGTGGGTCATGAAAATGCCCATACAGGCTTCCAGGGATCAGATCAAACGCTATCGACAATGGTTTGATGCTGATATGGCACGTCCGGTTCAGCCCCTCAACGCGCGCTACGTATTGGAGCAGGAATGA
- a CDS encoding molybdopterin molybdotransferase MoeA, which yields MVEGVSEGLHDLETALAAMLEGVTAVESESIELAMAHGRILASTLPALMDTPPADNSAMDGYALRAADAGRTLPITQRVPAGHAPQPLAPGCCARIFTGAVLPEGADSVVRQEVVEETSEGAIIPGPLTRGNSVRRRGREMQRGETLLEAGIRLNAAAIGFLASQGYATVPVRRRPRVSLLSTGDELVPPGTPLSPGQIHNSNSPMLHALLSEFGAEVIAAHHVRDDREATVAALADAASISDVVITIGGVSIGEEDHVRAALQQLGTLDLWRLSIKPGKPLALGRIHNRAGGLTRFVGLAGNPVSSYVGAWLFLRPLMGALQQCPAQASLPALRVRAGFETRTERRANYMRVSLTTENDQLVAYAFADQDSSVLRSCVQADALAVIPAWRDIAQGDMIDVLRLQP from the coding sequence ATGGTTGAAGGAGTGAGTGAAGGTCTGCATGACCTGGAGACAGCGCTGGCAGCCATGCTGGAGGGCGTCACTGCTGTGGAGAGCGAGTCTATCGAGCTGGCGATGGCACATGGCCGCATTCTTGCCAGCACGCTACCGGCTCTAATGGATACGCCTCCAGCGGATAACAGTGCCATGGATGGCTATGCACTACGTGCGGCCGATGCCGGCCGCACTCTCCCCATTACACAGCGCGTTCCAGCAGGTCATGCGCCGCAACCGCTGGCGCCCGGATGTTGTGCACGTATTTTTACGGGTGCGGTGCTGCCTGAAGGGGCTGACAGTGTGGTGCGTCAGGAAGTGGTCGAGGAAACATCCGAGGGCGCCATCATCCCCGGCCCACTGACAAGGGGGAATAGTGTCAGGCGACGTGGCAGGGAAATGCAGCGGGGTGAAACCCTGCTGGAAGCCGGCATACGACTGAATGCCGCCGCTATCGGATTTCTGGCCAGCCAGGGGTATGCCACGGTACCCGTGCGTCGCCGCCCCAGAGTTTCTCTACTATCTACCGGTGATGAGCTGGTGCCACCCGGTACGCCGTTATCGCCCGGCCAGATCCATAATTCCAATTCGCCGATGTTGCACGCGTTGCTGAGCGAGTTTGGTGCCGAGGTGATTGCTGCACATCACGTCAGGGATGATCGTGAGGCGACCGTAGCTGCGTTGGCTGATGCAGCCAGCATATCCGATGTTGTCATTACCATCGGGGGTGTCTCGATAGGCGAAGAGGATCATGTGCGTGCTGCCCTGCAACAGCTGGGAACACTCGATTTATGGCGATTATCAATCAAACCTGGCAAGCCGCTGGCACTGGGGCGTATTCATAACAGGGCGGGCGGTCTGACACGATTCGTAGGATTGGCCGGTAATCCCGTATCAAGTTATGTCGGTGCATGGCTTTTTCTGCGCCCGCTGATGGGAGCTCTGCAACAGTGCCCCGCCCAGGCTTCTCTGCCGGCATTGCGTGTACGCGCCGGTTTCGAAACTCGTACCGAGCGGCGTGCCAATTACATGCGGGTCTCCCTGACAACAGAGAATGACCAACTGGTGGCCTATGCTTTCGCTGATCAGGATTCATCCGTATTGCGTTCCTGTGTTCAGGCTGATGCTCTGGCAGTCATCCCGGCGTGGCGTGACATTGCTCAGGGTGACATGATCGATGTCCTGCGTTTGCAACCCTGA
- the moaB gene encoding molybdenum cofactor biosynthesis protein B — MSTSDAAFIPLSIAVLTISDTRTIDTDRSGRLLIDQLEQDGHRLERREIIPDDPYRIRARVADWIADPAVQVILTTGGTGYTGRDSTPEAVRVLFDHPVEGFGELFRQLSFDDVGSSTVQSRALAGMANNTMIFCLPGSTGACRTGWTRILHEQLDSRHQPCNFANLIIPGRTQHG, encoded by the coding sequence ATGAGTACATCGGATGCCGCATTCATTCCTTTATCGATAGCCGTACTGACCATCTCCGACACCCGAACCATCGATACCGACCGGTCCGGAAGGCTGTTGATTGATCAGCTTGAACAGGATGGTCATCGATTGGAGCGACGTGAAATCATCCCGGATGATCCTTACAGAATCAGGGCGCGGGTCGCAGACTGGATTGCTGACCCCGCCGTTCAGGTCATTTTGACGACGGGGGGGACCGGCTATACCGGAAGAGACTCGACGCCGGAAGCCGTGCGTGTGCTTTTTGACCATCCCGTTGAAGGGTTTGGAGAGCTTTTCCGCCAACTCTCCTTTGATGATGTGGGCAGTTCAACTGTTCAGAGCCGAGCACTGGCCGGCATGGCCAATAACACCATGATCTTCTGTCTCCCCGGCTCTACCGGTGCCTGTCGCACTGGTTGGACGCGTATCCTGCATGAACAGCTCGACTCGCGTCACCAGCCCTGCAATTTTGCCAATCTGATTATCCCTGGACGGACCCAGCATGGTTGA
- a CDS encoding DUF1244 domain-containing protein: MQHLDNATRTELEAAAFRQLLSHLDTNKDVQNIDLMILADFCRNCLSKWLVAAAEDRGVELDYETAREYVYGMPYQQWKNLYQQPPTDEQLAALKARQAQHEENGAH; this comes from the coding sequence ATGCAACATCTGGATAACGCTACCCGCACCGAATTGGAAGCCGCGGCTTTTCGGCAATTGCTGTCGCATCTGGACACCAACAAGGATGTACAGAACATCGACCTGATGATTCTGGCTGATTTCTGCCGTAACTGCCTTTCCAAATGGCTGGTAGCCGCCGCTGAAGATCGTGGTGTTGAACTTGATTATGAAACGGCACGTGAATACGTCTACGGCATGCCTTATCAGCAATGGAAAAACCTGTATCAGCAACCGCCTACCGATGAGCAACTGGCGGCTTTGAAGGCACGACAGGCTCAACATGAAGAGAATGGAGCGCACTAA
- a CDS encoding helix-turn-helix domain-containing protein: MSDTNESTSSSDLMAHPKDLVEPLQLGERLRAFRLARRWTLEDVRQRTGVARSTLSKIENDQLSPTFTVVQKLVTGLGINLPQLLRQPLSPPRNAGRRELNRAGDGHRHPTPTYEHELLASRIQHKHMVPFKTVVRARDIKEFPDWVRHGGEEFLLVLEGAILLYCEGEEPLQLECGDSLYFDSSMGHAKVSISPEDAVVLSVCTDAD; the protein is encoded by the coding sequence ATGAGTGATACCAACGAATCGACCTCATCTTCGGACCTGATGGCCCATCCGAAAGATCTGGTTGAGCCTCTGCAGCTCGGCGAACGCCTTCGCGCCTTTCGGCTGGCCAGGCGCTGGACGCTGGAGGATGTACGCCAGCGTACCGGAGTGGCGCGCTCTACCCTCTCGAAAATCGAAAACGATCAGCTTTCACCCACCTTTACCGTAGTTCAAAAGCTGGTCACTGGTCTTGGCATCAATCTTCCCCAACTGTTGCGACAGCCTCTGAGCCCTCCTCGCAATGCCGGTCGTCGTGAACTGAACCGTGCAGGGGATGGTCATCGGCATCCAACACCGACTTACGAACATGAACTTCTGGCCAGTCGCATCCAGCACAAGCACATGGTTCCTTTCAAGACCGTGGTTCGGGCTCGGGATATCAAGGAATTCCCCGACTGGGTACGTCATGGTGGCGAGGAATTTCTACTGGTGCTGGAAGGCGCCATACTGTTGTATTGCGAAGGAGAAGAACCCTTGCAGCTGGAGTGTGGTGATAGCCTGTATTTCGACAGCAGCATGGGACACGCCAAGGTGTCGATCAGTCCTGAAGACGCCGTTGTACTATCAGTATGTACTGATGCTGATTGA
- a CDS encoding histone deacetylase family protein, whose amino-acid sequence MITSWISDRQHVRHHMGAGHPESPERLATIEQRLNASGLLHHTVQFSARPATEEQILEVHSLDHWHQLQHYTPSHEGELTELTSDTLLTPWSIEAARMAAGAATRGIDQLYRGQADNVFCAVRPPGHHAERTGAMGFCLLNNVAIAAAYARTVYGVERIAILDFDVHQCNGTIDIFQHDSQVLICSSFQEGLFPQRYHQAPSSNVINTPLPLGSNGDDLLRCIERQWLPAIERHRPQLICISAGFDAHRDDPLGGLNLTGMDYHRISRLLVALAREYSEGRLLSVLEGGYDMNALAEGVEAHLAALIDLPWSPAS is encoded by the coding sequence ATGATCACATCATGGATCAGTGACCGTCAGCATGTCAGGCATCACATGGGAGCCGGGCACCCGGAGAGTCCGGAACGTCTTGCTACCATTGAGCAGCGTCTTAATGCCAGCGGCCTGCTCCACCACACCGTGCAGTTCTCGGCACGACCAGCGACCGAAGAGCAGATCCTCGAGGTGCACTCGTTGGACCACTGGCATCAGCTGCAGCATTATACGCCTTCTCATGAAGGAGAGTTGACAGAGCTGACATCCGATACGCTGTTGACCCCCTGGAGTATTGAGGCTGCCCGCATGGCAGCCGGCGCTGCTACCCGCGGTATCGATCAGCTTTATCGGGGGCAGGCAGACAATGTGTTCTGTGCAGTACGCCCCCCCGGGCACCATGCGGAACGTACCGGTGCCATGGGGTTCTGTCTGCTCAATAATGTGGCCATTGCTGCCGCCTATGCACGTACTGTTTATGGCGTCGAACGCATCGCCATCCTTGATTTCGATGTCCACCAATGCAACGGAACCATCGATATTTTTCAGCATGATTCACAGGTGCTGATCTGCTCCAGTTTTCAGGAGGGTCTCTTTCCACAACGTTACCATCAGGCGCCCTCTTCAAATGTCATCAATACACCGCTTCCGCTCGGTAGCAATGGTGATGACCTGCTGCGTTGTATCGAACGGCAATGGCTTCCCGCAATCGAGCGACACCGACCTCAGTTGATCTGCATCAGTGCCGGTTTCGATGCCCATCGCGATGATCCTCTGGGCGGCCTGAATTTGACCGGTATGGATTATCATCGAATCTCACGTCTGCTTGTTGCCCTGGCGCGTGAATACAGTGAAGGCCGATTGCTTTCGGTGCTGGAGGGCGGTTATGACATGAATGCTCTGGCGGAGGGCGTGGAAGCTCATCTGGCGGCACTGATTGACCTGCCCTGGTCACCTGCGAGCTGA
- a CDS encoding bifunctional acetate--CoA ligase family protein/GNAT family N-acetyltransferase codes for MGTRFLRYFFEPRSLVVVGPVAEDDATANTIILNLVEAGFRGQLYAVSLDQQRLPEGITGYEALDQLPSTPDLAVVCAPIEKVEDTLSRLGEHDIRAAIVLSGPPREDDPQCYPRILKAALNAGVRVLGPECRGLAVPARRLNATYATTALEHGRVAYLGQSGMLGSAMIDWAAGRGLGLSHLVTLGESIDVRLPDLIDYLNNHQGSARALIVHVEYIFDAMHFMTALREASRRRLVLAIKSGRTSRTETASIAATPGIEHRDRIFDAALARSGVVRVSDSDELFEALEALSRPRARPRGPRLAIIANGLGPAMLALDRLFEQGGKVAEFSETTQALLGVEGLDHSLPGRNPVDLGSDASPQRFVRALEILAADDGVDAILLIHAPTRMAPSLVLAEAVIEFWRHANVTLFTSWMGLATARPARDACHRAGLATHVSPEKAVRAFMLNIEYQQVQSLLYQTPPALAFDTSEMVRQRCHELIDDAHHRGRDRLTHEETAMALSAYGIETAPAIYVQTGEEGRQRFHELDHPVALKAIHRSNCQPFRPDRRPGRPAPDLLQDIETPEAVAEGMQLLAERIENSAPGENIYSFCMQPMQRGKQSLQLAVGISRDAVFGPIILFGLGGYRADVMSDRCIALPPLNMNLAHHLIESSHAARLIREQSPEPERDFERLAILLTRLSQMCTDLPELRCLEINPLLLNRDQLLAVDFALDLGPPAHHAIMPYPEELTECVRLRNGWQVMLRPVRGEDAELIREFHTHLSEESIRYRYFHHKATLSERELAELTQLNYDRQMAFLAEYHSPESEKRMLGISRVWNDPDNIRTEFAIIIRDDLQGLGLGQLLMEKLIAYCRSVGTLEMVGQVRADNRGMRHLVEKLGFRVRLIPEEQMLELSLRLNEPRSDWQRHRLENLND; via the coding sequence ATGGGCACCCGATTTCTGCGCTATTTCTTTGAACCCCGATCCCTGGTGGTCGTCGGTCCAGTGGCCGAAGATGATGCCACGGCCAATACCATCATCCTCAATCTGGTCGAAGCCGGTTTCCGGGGCCAACTATATGCTGTTTCTCTTGATCAGCAGCGCCTGCCTGAAGGCATTACCGGGTATGAAGCCCTGGATCAGTTACCTTCCACGCCTGATCTCGCCGTTGTCTGTGCCCCCATAGAAAAGGTTGAAGACACTCTAAGCCGACTCGGAGAGCATGACATTCGGGCGGCGATCGTGCTTTCGGGGCCGCCCCGAGAGGATGATCCGCAATGCTATCCGCGGATCCTGAAAGCTGCACTGAATGCCGGCGTGCGAGTACTGGGGCCGGAATGCCGAGGATTGGCAGTCCCGGCACGTCGACTCAATGCCACTTATGCCACCACCGCGCTCGAACATGGGCGAGTCGCCTATCTCGGTCAGTCCGGCATGCTCGGTAGTGCCATGATCGACTGGGCCGCTGGTCGTGGTCTGGGACTGTCGCACCTGGTTACCCTGGGTGAAAGCATTGATGTTCGCTTGCCGGATCTGATCGACTATCTCAATAACCATCAGGGAAGTGCCCGGGCATTGATTGTCCATGTCGAATATATCTTCGACGCCATGCATTTCATGACCGCACTACGTGAAGCTTCCAGAAGACGGCTGGTACTGGCCATCAAAAGCGGTCGAACCTCACGGACCGAGACTGCATCGATCGCAGCGACACCGGGTATTGAACACCGGGACCGAATTTTTGATGCTGCATTGGCCAGATCCGGCGTCGTACGTGTCTCCGATAGCGATGAGTTGTTTGAAGCACTTGAAGCTCTCAGTCGTCCGCGTGCCCGGCCACGAGGCCCTCGACTGGCGATTATCGCCAATGGTCTGGGACCCGCCATGCTCGCCCTTGATCGCCTGTTCGAGCAGGGCGGCAAAGTCGCCGAATTCAGCGAAACCACTCAAGCGTTGCTTGGGGTAGAGGGGCTGGATCACAGTCTCCCGGGACGCAATCCGGTTGATCTGGGCAGCGATGCCTCGCCGCAGCGCTTTGTACGGGCACTGGAAATTCTGGCGGCTGATGACGGCGTGGACGCCATTCTTCTGATCCATGCACCAACACGCATGGCGCCCTCGCTTGTACTGGCCGAAGCCGTGATCGAATTCTGGCGACATGCCAACGTAACGTTGTTTACCAGCTGGATGGGGCTGGCCACTGCGCGTCCGGCCAGGGATGCCTGTCATCGGGCTGGGCTGGCCACGCATGTCTCGCCTGAAAAGGCAGTCCGCGCCTTCATGCTCAACATTGAGTATCAACAGGTGCAATCCCTGCTATACCAGACACCGCCGGCACTGGCATTTGATACCTCGGAGATGGTACGACAGCGCTGTCACGAACTGATTGATGATGCCCATCATCGAGGCCGGGATCGCCTGACCCATGAAGAAACTGCCATGGCATTAAGTGCTTATGGGATAGAAACGGCACCTGCCATTTATGTGCAGACAGGCGAGGAGGGGCGTCAGCGATTCCATGAACTCGATCATCCTGTAGCGCTCAAAGCCATTCATCGCAGCAATTGCCAGCCTTTCCGACCTGATCGCCGTCCTGGCCGCCCTGCACCCGACCTGCTACAGGATATTGAAACGCCCGAAGCAGTGGCAGAGGGGATGCAGTTATTGGCGGAGCGAATCGAGAATTCGGCGCCCGGCGAGAATATCTATAGTTTTTGCATGCAACCCATGCAGCGCGGCAAGCAGTCCCTGCAACTGGCTGTCGGTATTAGCCGGGATGCCGTATTCGGTCCCATTATTCTGTTTGGCCTGGGAGGGTATCGGGCTGACGTCATGAGTGACCGTTGTATTGCCCTGCCTCCCCTGAACATGAATCTCGCACATCATCTGATCGAATCATCCCATGCGGCCCGACTGATACGGGAACAGTCGCCGGAGCCGGAGCGTGATTTCGAACGTCTGGCCATATTACTGACCCGTCTCTCCCAGATGTGTACCGACCTACCCGAATTGCGTTGTCTGGAAATCAATCCACTGCTGCTCAACCGTGATCAGCTGCTGGCTGTGGATTTTGCCCTTGACCTTGGCCCTCCAGCTCACCATGCCATCATGCCCTATCCGGAAGAACTGACAGAGTGCGTCCGGCTGCGCAATGGCTGGCAGGTCATGTTGCGTCCGGTAAGGGGGGAGGATGCAGAACTCATTCGCGAATTCCATACCCACCTCTCGGAAGAGAGCATTCGCTATCGCTATTTTCATCACAAGGCCACGCTCAGTGAACGTGAACTCGCTGAACTGACCCAGCTCAATTATGACCGGCAAATGGCCTTCCTGGCAGAATATCATTCGCCAGAGAGTGAGAAGCGCATGTTGGGTATCAGCCGAGTCTGGAATGATCCTGACAATATCCGTACCGAATTCGCCATCATCATCCGTGACGATCTGCAGGGGCTTGGGCTTGGCCAGCTATTGATGGAGAAACTGATCGCCTATTGCCGCAGTGTTGGAACGCTGGAGATGGTTGGCCAGGTACGAGCCGATAACCGTGGGATGCGACATCTGGTTGAAAAGCTGGGTTTCCGGGTGCGTCTGATCCCTGAAGAACAGATGCTGGAGCTTTCGCTTCGGCTCAATGAACCTCGAAGTGATTGGCAGCGCCATCGACTTGAAAACCTGAACGATTGA